The nucleotide sequence CAGGTCTTTCTCACTAACTATTTAATGTTCATATATCATCTTTCTAGTCATTCCGCCATCAACAATAATATTTTCACCATTTACAAAATCATTTTTTGGGTCAGTAAGATAGCAGCATGCACGCCAAATGTCTGATGGTTTGCCGACCCTTTTGCTAGGGTGCTGTTCATGGTCGATATCACGTAAGCTTTCATAATCTCCGGTTTCAATCCAGCCTGGACTAATTGCATTTACACGGATGTCATATTCACTTAAGGATAACGCCATGGCATGGGTTAATGCAGTGATGCCACCTTTTGATGCAGCATATGCTTCTGAATCAGGTTCTGACATAAGGGCTCTGGTAGAGGCAATATTCACAATGGAGCCGCCTTTTTGCTCTTTCATTACCTTCGCTGCTTCCCTTGCACAAATAAAGTACCCACGCAAATTAACGGAAAGTATGTCGTCCCACTCTTCGGTTTTCATTTCAAACATATTTTGAAAGCGAGAAACACCTGCATTGTTAATGAGTATGTCAATTCCACCACATACTTCCTTCGTTTGTTCCATTAAGTGAATAATATCCTGCTCTGATCGAACATCCGTCTGAATAAAGATCGCGCGATTGATGTCTATTATTTTGTTAAGCTCTGCTTCTGCTAGTGAACCTTTGTCTCGATCGCAATCCGCAATGACTACATGTGCACCTTCTTGTACATAACCTTTTGCCACACCGAACCCAATTCCGCTTGCTCCACCTGTAACGATAACCGTTTTACTTTTAAACAAGCAAAGTCCTCCTTTATAATGTGGTGTATAGTTCTTTCCAACATTGAAAAAGATGATTAAAAAACTCGAAAAGGGAGCCATCATTCATGATTCACACGTTTGCGGTAACAACAGATGATGAAGTGCTTGAAAATATCCCACTTGAAGAATTAGAAAGTGAACATGTGAAATGGTATTGGGTTGACTTTGCAGAGCCAAATGAAGATGAAACCACCTACCTAGCAACCT is from Bacillus tianshenii and encodes:
- a CDS encoding glucose 1-dehydrogenase, encoding MFKSKTVIVTGGASGIGFGVAKGYVQEGAHVVIADCDRDKGSLAEAELNKIIDINRAIFIQTDVRSEQDIIHLMEQTKEVCGGIDILINNAGVSRFQNMFEMKTEEWDDILSVNLRGYFICAREAAKVMKEQKGGSIVNIASTRALMSEPDSEAYAASKGGITALTHAMALSLSEYDIRVNAISPGWIETGDYESLRDIDHEQHPSKRVGKPSDIWRACCYLTDPKNDFVNGENIIVDGGMTRKMIYEH